In the genome of Cynocephalus volans isolate mCynVol1 chromosome 15, mCynVol1.pri, whole genome shotgun sequence, one region contains:
- the UBXN2B gene encoding UBX domain-containing protein 2B isoform X1, translated as MAEGGGAEPSELERRSSGPRPPSARDLQLALAELYEDEVKCKPSKSDRPKATIFKSPRTPPQRFYASEHEYSGLHIVRPSTGRIVNELFREAREHGAVPLNEATKTSGDDKSKSFTGGGYRLGNSFCKRSEYIYGESQLQDVQILLKLWSNGFSLDDGELRPYSDPTNAQFLESVKRGEIPLELQRLVHGGQVNLDMEDHQDQEYIKPRLRFKAFSGEGQKLGSLTPEIVSTPSSPEEEDKSILNAVVLIDDSVPTTKIQIRLADGSRLIQRFNSTHRILDIRDFIVQSRPEFATLDFILVTSFPNKELTDESLTLQEADILNTVILQQLK; from the exons TTGGCCCTGGCAGAGTTATATGAAGATGAAGTGAAATGCAAACCTTCCAAGTCTGATAGACCTAAAGCCACAATCTTTAAGAGCCCACGAACACCACCTCAACG GTTTTATGCAAGTGAACACGAATACAGTGGATTACATATAGTTCGACCATCAACTGGGAGAATTGTGAATGAACTTTTCAGAGAGGCAAGGGAACATGGGGCTGTCCCTCTGAATGAAGCCACAAAAACTTCAGGTGATGACAAATCTAAG TCATTTACAGGTGGAGGATATAGATTGGGTAATTCCTTTTGTAAGCGGTCTGAATACATCTATGGAGAAAGTCAGCTGCAAGAT GTTCAGATTTTATTGAAACTATGGAGCAATGGTTTCAGTTTAGATGATGGAGAATTGAGACCTTACAGTGATCCAACAAATGCTCAATTTCTGGAGTCTGTTAAGAGAGG AGAGATTCCCCTGGAGCTTCAGCGACTGGTTCATGGTGGCCAAGTGAATTTGGATATGGAGGATCATCAggatcaagaatatataaaaccTAGATTGAGATTCAAGGCTTTTAGTGGAGAAGGGCAAAAACTTGGAAG cCTCACACCCGAAATAGTCAGTACACCTTCCTCCCCAGAAGAGGAGGATAAATCAATACTTAATGCAGTTGTTCTTATTGATGATTCAGTGCCAACGACAAAAATTCAGATCAGGTTAGCTGATGGGAGTCGTTTGATACAAAGATTCAATAGTACACACAG GATCCTGGATATCCGGGACTTTATTGTACAGTCCCGTCCTGAATTTGCAACTCTTGACTTTATTCTTGTGACTTCATTTCCAAATAAAGAGCTAACAGATGAAAGTCTGACACTACAAGAAGCAGATATTCTTAACACTGTGATACTCCAGCAACTAAAATAA
- the UBXN2B gene encoding UBX domain-containing protein 2B isoform X2 has protein sequence MRPVPDAAVPESFYASEHEYSGLHIVRPSTGRIVNELFREAREHGAVPLNEATKTSGDDKSKSFTGGGYRLGNSFCKRSEYIYGESQLQDVQILLKLWSNGFSLDDGELRPYSDPTNAQFLESVKRGEIPLELQRLVHGGQVNLDMEDHQDQEYIKPRLRFKAFSGEGQKLGSLTPEIVSTPSSPEEEDKSILNAVVLIDDSVPTTKIQIRLADGSRLIQRFNSTHRILDIRDFIVQSRPEFATLDFILVTSFPNKELTDESLTLQEADILNTVILQQLK, from the exons atgaggcctgtgccagatgcagctgtcccagaatc GTTTTATGCAAGTGAACACGAATACAGTGGATTACATATAGTTCGACCATCAACTGGGAGAATTGTGAATGAACTTTTCAGAGAGGCAAGGGAACATGGGGCTGTCCCTCTGAATGAAGCCACAAAAACTTCAGGTGATGACAAATCTAAG TCATTTACAGGTGGAGGATATAGATTGGGTAATTCCTTTTGTAAGCGGTCTGAATACATCTATGGAGAAAGTCAGCTGCAAGAT GTTCAGATTTTATTGAAACTATGGAGCAATGGTTTCAGTTTAGATGATGGAGAATTGAGACCTTACAGTGATCCAACAAATGCTCAATTTCTGGAGTCTGTTAAGAGAGG AGAGATTCCCCTGGAGCTTCAGCGACTGGTTCATGGTGGCCAAGTGAATTTGGATATGGAGGATCATCAggatcaagaatatataaaaccTAGATTGAGATTCAAGGCTTTTAGTGGAGAAGGGCAAAAACTTGGAAG cCTCACACCCGAAATAGTCAGTACACCTTCCTCCCCAGAAGAGGAGGATAAATCAATACTTAATGCAGTTGTTCTTATTGATGATTCAGTGCCAACGACAAAAATTCAGATCAGGTTAGCTGATGGGAGTCGTTTGATACAAAGATTCAATAGTACACACAG GATCCTGGATATCCGGGACTTTATTGTACAGTCCCGTCCTGAATTTGCAACTCTTGACTTTATTCTTGTGACTTCATTTCCAAATAAAGAGCTAACAGATGAAAGTCTGACACTACAAGAAGCAGATATTCTTAACACTGTGATACTCCAGCAACTAAAATAA